A DNA window from Arachis duranensis cultivar V14167 chromosome 3, aradu.V14167.gnm2.J7QH, whole genome shotgun sequence contains the following coding sequences:
- the LOC107478958 gene encoding uncharacterized protein LOC107478958, translating into MNFVLPRRFTLLTSLTPYDGLGDPKKYIKKFTSMMTVNSVSYKVLCRCFPSYLDGPALDWFCSLPIGSISRFRDISKPFEEHFAGSAIYIHDSDYLNTIKQGQHESLRDYMTRFTKIAMSIPDLHPEVELHSIKSGLRPGKFRETITVAKPKTMAEFYEKAKGQIDIDELRQARKTEKPHYRDDDKTRDNKKNFKPTPQYESYTQFNTKSDDIIEEILNSNLIKSPRKAGSYLDSKGADISKYCSFHQKYGHTTDDCVIAKDLLERLAR; encoded by the coding sequence ATGAATTTCGTGTTACCCAGGAGGTTCACTCTGCTGACCTCCCTAACTCCCTATGATGGGTTAGGTGATCCGAAGAAATACATCAAAAAGTTCACCTCCATGATGACAGTAAACAGTGTATCTTATAAAGTTTTATGTCGTTGCTTTCCATCTTACTTAGACGGTCCTGCACTTGATTGGTTTTGTTCTTTGCCTATAGGTTCCATTTCTCGATTTCGAGACATATCAAAGCCCTTTGAGGAGCACTTTGCTGGATCGGCCATCTACATACACGACTCCGATTACCTGAATACAATCAAGCAAGGCCAGCACGAAAGCCTCAGGGACTACATGACGCGCTTCACAAAGATAGCCATGAGTATACCCGACCTCCATCCCGAGGTGGAACTGCATTCAATAAAAAGCGGACTCCGACCAGGAAAATTTCGAGAAACTATTACCGTAGCCAAACCCAAGACTATGGCCGAGTTCTATGAAAAGGCTAAAGGTCAGATCGACATCGATGAACTCCGACAAGCTCGGAAAACAGAAAAGCCTCACTACAGAGACGACGACAAAACGCGGGACAACaagaaaaatttcaaaccaACTCCACAATACGAGTCCTACACTCAATTCAACACCAAGAGCGACGACATCATTGAGGAGATcttgaattcaaatttgatcAAATCACCAAGAAAAGCCGGCAGTTACCTAGATTCAAAAGGAGCGGACATATCAAAATACTGCTCTTTCCACCAAAAGTACGGACACACTACCGACGACTGTGTCATCGCCAAAGACCTTTTGGAGCGACTAGCTCGGTAA